Below is a genomic region from Astatotilapia calliptera chromosome 13, fAstCal1.2, whole genome shotgun sequence.
GACCGGGTTTCCCCGGATAGACTCTCCGTGGACGAGGGGAACGAGGGGAGAAAAGACGCGGGACCCCAACGCCGAGTTCGCACAAAGTTTTCGTCCGAGCAGATCAAAAAACTGGAACGGATATTCAtcaaacagaaatatttggattccggggagagagagaagacggCACAAAAGCTGAACCTCACAGAAACTCAGGTGAGACGCGCCAGTAAACTCTTTGACATTTTGGATTTATGAAGACGCAGACATCTCCAATTTGCTCAGTGCTGCGGATGCTGactgaactgtttttgttttttgttgtgtcaGGTGAGGACCTGGTTTCAGAACCGAAGGATGAAGCTGAAACGGGAATTCCAAGACTATTTCACTCCCCCAGTCCCGCCGGTCATTTTTCAGCCTCTGTCTCCGGTTCAGTACCACAGCATGGCTGGACATCTACCCCATTACTCTCCTACGGGCCATCCCTTTTACTCATTACCTGTCCCGCAGTTGCTCCACCATCAGCACATGCCTCCTCACTACCCTCATCGAACAATGATACACCACCCACATTTCTACTGAGGAACTGTCACTTTAGAGACTTCTCTTTACACAAATGAGCCGAAGATGCGCaatcaaagttgttttttttatttgtgtgattTTAAATATCTGTGTACAATGAAAAgtttttgtatgtaattaaaGAaacatctatttatttttaataaatttatcCTTTAAGCTTCAGCAGTtgacttctttgttttttctatctCTGTCCAGATTATAAGGATTAAGCTGATGATACATCTTTATTGCAGTATTAGTTCCACATAAATAGCTCATCCTGTCTTTCATCATAAAGGAGGGCGGGTCTGGAAGGACTCAATGACAAAAGGGGGCTAAAGGTCACATCGCATCACTGTATCTCCTCTGATTTGACCATATACACAAATAACAATAGATTAAATCAGGATTCCACAACGTGTCCTGGAAACCCTAAATGACGTCACTTTCTTCAATTAAAGACTGAACATGTTTGTCCCCACTACTGCACTTCAAATGCAAGGTAACGGGGAGATCATGGTTAACAATTAGTCCTAATTAGGCCTCTCATTGAAGAGTTTACACTTACCACTGGGGCTCCGACCTGGCTCCAGAGAGTCTGGAGCTTTGTGTGGCCAAGGAATCTAGAGGTTAAAACCTGATTGTGTGATGACATCTGGAGATAGTGAGCTCGATTCGAAACTAGTCTGAGATAATTCAATGAGGGGGTCGAGGGCTCCTCTTTAAACTCGTAAATTTacgacagtttttttttttctctttttgacaTTTCAATTCATAACCCATGTTGTGTAAGAACGAAGGAATTCACTGGTTGATATAAACGTGCTATAAATGCTCAAATGTTTTGAATTAAGCTcggcaaaaatgcaaaacaacaacCTGCAGGTTCCCTGCTGTGTGAGGTTTCAAGCTGGCCCGAGGCAAACATCTCAGTCAGCAAAGATCAAAGAAACTTTCTCACTTTCTGTCGATGTTCTCTGactacagtcacacacacactcacccggTCCCACCCTGACAAAGGCATCATCACCAGGTTGCTCAATGCGCATACAACATGCGCTAAAGAGCCACCTACACCCTTGATCACctgaaaaaatataacaatatatgtgtgtgtgtgtgtgtgtgtgtgtgtgtgtgtgtgtgtgtgtgtgtgtgtgtgtgtgtgtgtgttttgatggTTGataagttgatggtggtggtggtgggtagTTGATGGAAACATTGCGTAACTGTATGTATTTTTCTTCTTGACCGAAGGCGGTTAAACAAGTCACACCTCCCACATTTATAGTTATTCTCATCGCATTTAGTGGCGGATACAGACATGATACTCTTTATGCAGACATCATTCAGTTTGAAATGCCAGGTAAATGAGAGTCAGACTCAGTGGCGCCAAGGCATCCCAGCACGACCTGAGAAAAAGTAGAATCCTGCCTCTATTAACCTCAATTACAACCGCCATCAAGTCCCCATTGTTCCTGTGAGATCGCTTTGCATATGCAAACAAAGAAGTGTGCCCCTCCTATATAGCGGCCAAGAGTCATCCATACAAACACATACTGCTTCAACCGCTGCTTCTATCCACTATGGCTAACTTTTCTGTTGAGTGCCTTGCCAGGAGTTATTATGAGGAGATGACTCCACGGACAAAGGATGCCGCGCTTCATTCGCGAGATCTCAGTGAAATCGTGGAATTTACAAAGGAATCAAGAAGTCGATACTCTGCAACATCGCCAAACAGTAAGTTCACAGATAAACCTTTTGTTTTAAGAGCTGCTGTTGATAGGGCCTTTGTGTGCGTATTGATTTTTGACTAAATGAATTCAACTTCTCATCTTTCTCCCCCCAGACAGATGCAACAATTCTTCTGGGTCCGAGAGTGAAGCGGGAGATGACAGCGAGGGGGAGGCCACCCAGCAGAGGAGACTCAGGACCAAGTTCACATCCGAACAAGTTAGCAAACTGGAGCATACTTTCAGCAAGCAGAAATACCTGGGTGCTACGCAGAGGAGGAAAATCGCCGAGGAGCTGAATCTTTCTGAAACCCAAGTATGTTACATGCATGCTTTCCTCAAGGCCTCCTCGGTGGCACTGCAAAGCTTTCCACAAGCACAAGCTGACAAAGACTTTTATTACTATGTTGCCATCTAGTTACCCGATGTAATTCAGTAAATGTAAATCTGTTTCAAAGACTATATAAACATCATAAAAAGtccctttgctttgtgtttgtgcgtaAAGGATAGTACCTTATGGCCTTTTTTGCATCTCACAGGTGAAAACGTGGTTCCAGAACAGGAGGATGAAACTAAAAAGGGAGGTCCAGGACAGAAGGACGGAGTTCCTGACAGTACAGACCTCTCTTCTGCCTCCGATGCTGTTTCAGCACCCATTCCTCACCGGACAGCTCCCCGCCAGCTGCGGCTTCTACCCGCAACTGCACCCGCTCCCCGCACCTCTGCACCATCACCCCTCCCACCCCGTTCTTCTGCCGCCGCCAAACTACTTCTGAGCTCCCCAGAACTTTTATCCCCCAAATTCCTGTCTAGAATCTAGATATTCCTCCCCTCATTGCTCTCTCTAAAAGAGAGATTTTAAAAGTTGTGAATATAATTGCTTTTATTATGTCTGAAGCACTGCACTGGGTATGTTTTGATGTTGTAAGTGTCATTCAAATAATGGAAATAAACTTGCTGCAAGTTTTTATGGTTtatggcaaaaataaaacagaattaaagtctttaaactgcttgtgatgggtttttttctgttttcgaCTTCAGGTTCATAGATCGTCATTTTACATGCGCACACttaaacaagtaaaacacaaaccaCGACCTTAAAAATTCACATAGATTTTGGGCACATTTATGTAACATTTTAGAAGAATGTAAAATCATGAATAAAAGTTTGTAAATGAGAAGAGAGGTTAAAGGTTTGGCTAAACCCTGATAGATATCCGGGGGAGGGGTGAGACAGTGTGTCGTGTAGAAGCTGTTGTTTTCAGTTTGGATGAAAAGCACACAATAACAAAATGGTTGAATGTCACACAATTCAACCATCCTGTGTGTtgccatttatttcaacaggaACAAAGTGTGCAGTTCAGTGCGCTTCTCCTCATCATACTGCAGTGTTTCTATCAGTGCCCCTCTCTCACTCCCCTTCTCTCCTGGTTTCCCAGCCTTGACAAGCAGCTGGGCAGTTTTCTAACATCCTCGTTGATACAGAACATGTAGCGACAATGACAGGCCCGTCTGTCTTCTCCGTCTTGTAAATGCAACGACGTGAAGTTGTTGTCCCCTGCTTTTGCCGCTGGCATTGCTCCACGCTGAGCCTGTCCTCCGCTGGTTGTAGATTTTACTTGTTCAAAGGGATATCAGAGCGGATCTAACCGCGAGATCATTGAGCTTC
It encodes:
- the vox gene encoding ventral homeobox — translated: MVKYFSVDWLAQNHHNNIQGHCADMDTTLTCKPHIPCMVQPSPPPTGKGYLQIKSKAVKRFEHSGPAESCGAEDSTLCSPLDSSSCTPPICDVSEYLCGYESDRVSPDRLSVDEGNEGRKDAGPQRRVRTKFSSEQIKKLERIFIKQKYLDSGEREKTAQKLNLTETQVRTWFQNRRMKLKREFQDYFTPPVPPVIFQPLSPVQYHSMAGHLPHYSPTGHPFYSLPVPQLLHHQHMPPHYPHRTMIHHPHFY
- the vent gene encoding ventral expressed homeobox yields the protein MANFSVECLARSYYEEMTPRTKDAALHSRDLSEIVEFTKESRSRYSATSPNNRCNNSSGSESEAGDDSEGEATQQRRLRTKFTSEQVSKLEHTFSKQKYLGATQRRKIAEELNLSETQVKTWFQNRRMKLKREVQDRRTEFLTVQTSLLPPMLFQHPFLTGQLPASCGFYPQLHPLPAPLHHHPSHPVLLPPPNYF